A section of the Flavobacterium ardleyense genome encodes:
- a CDS encoding glycosyltransferase, whose product MKEIILVSPKLGIGGIQRALTNIANWFVENDYKVTFISCKKEEVFYNLDPRVQLIVPHKNHPGKGLSIVSHYLFVINFLRKEFKISSSKNIISFGDAFNPLVLIAGLGLNKRIHISDRTSPDYNFKSYIKILKKSTYPLSTTFIAQTLRAADWNKKKFGSKLNIKIIPNPARKVPVQEVPKKDIILYVGRFAWEKAPDKLIKSFAKITDKKGFKLRMCGEGPMLSQMQQLAKDLNVEDEVEFMGRVNNVDFQLSEASIFVLPSVLEGFPNALCEAMSAGLPSICFSSIPFEDLGIAGEDFLVAEEQTDNDLTANLTMLIDSKQLRQKIGRSAMNINERLDNNTICKKIQNLLA is encoded by the coding sequence TTGAAAGAGATAATTTTAGTTTCACCAAAACTGGGAATTGGAGGAATACAGCGAGCACTTACCAATATTGCTAATTGGTTTGTTGAAAATGACTATAAAGTCACCTTTATTTCTTGCAAGAAAGAAGAGGTTTTTTATAATCTAGACCCAAGAGTTCAGCTAATTGTTCCACATAAAAATCATCCGGGCAAGGGGCTTTCTATTGTTTCCCATTATTTATTTGTAATAAATTTTTTAAGAAAAGAGTTTAAAATAAGCAGTTCTAAAAATATCATTTCGTTTGGTGATGCTTTTAATCCTTTAGTGCTTATTGCAGGACTTGGACTAAATAAAAGGATACATATTTCTGATAGAACAAGCCCTGATTACAATTTTAAAAGTTACATTAAAATCTTAAAGAAATCGACCTACCCACTTTCTACTACTTTTATTGCACAAACGCTCAGAGCAGCAGATTGGAATAAAAAGAAGTTTGGCAGTAAATTAAATATAAAGATAATTCCAAATCCTGCTAGAAAAGTACCAGTACAGGAAGTGCCAAAAAAAGATATTATTTTGTACGTGGGAAGATTTGCCTGGGAAAAGGCTCCAGATAAATTAATTAAATCCTTCGCGAAAATTACTGATAAAAAAGGATTCAAGCTCAGAATGTGTGGCGAAGGACCTATGTTATCTCAAATGCAACAATTGGCGAAAGACCTTAACGTTGAGGACGAAGTTGAATTTATGGGGAGAGTTAACAATGTCGATTTTCAGCTTTCTGAAGCATCTATCTTTGTTTTGCCTTCTGTCTTGGAAGGTTTTCCCAATGCATTATGTGAGGCAATGTCTGCAGGATTGCCGTCTATCTGTTTTAGCTCAATTCCATTTGAAGATTTAGGAATCGCAGGCGAAGATTTTTTGGTAGCTGAAGAACAGACGGATAATGACCTGACCGCAAACCTGACTATGCTAATAGATTCAAAACAATTAAGACAAAAAATAGGTCGCTCAGCAATGAATATAAATGAAAGATTGGATAATAATACTATTTGTAAAAAAATTCAAAATTTACTAGCATAA
- a CDS encoding glycosyltransferase family 4 protein codes for MKKLIVGITIPGSVGLLEGQLSYFKEKGFDTYLMAPKDEKSLAYCARENCKLLEITIAREISLLSDLKTVFQIIKILKAVKPDIVNFGTPKISLLGLLAAKYCGIKHRIFTCRGFRFEHEQGFLQALLKRMDAITSYCADTIICISPSVKELGIRENIFDEKKCVIINKGSSNGLDLTKFNPTLVSQDAKTQLRKQLNISESNFVYGFLGRIIDRKGINELYKAFCELYNSDNNKRLLIVGPFDQGQIKDKDLFEKLSNHAGIVMPGRTDEVALFLSLMDVFVLPAWWEGFGNVLVQAAAMGLPVISTFGTGTRDAVSDGYNGILVSVKNVPELITAMDELYSNETKRNTLGSNGVLWSKNFKNEIIWNGMLDIYNK; via the coding sequence ATGAAGAAATTAATTGTAGGGATTACGATACCGGGGAGTGTAGGCCTGCTTGAAGGTCAATTATCTTACTTTAAAGAAAAGGGTTTCGATACTTATTTAATGGCGCCCAAAGATGAAAAATCGTTAGCTTATTGTGCGAGAGAGAATTGCAAATTGTTGGAAATTACTATAGCAAGAGAAATTTCATTATTGTCCGATTTAAAAACAGTATTTCAGATTATAAAAATTTTAAAGGCTGTAAAACCAGATATAGTAAATTTTGGAACACCAAAAATTAGCTTGCTGGGTTTATTAGCGGCCAAATACTGTGGGATTAAGCATAGGATTTTTACCTGTAGAGGTTTTCGATTTGAACATGAACAAGGATTTTTGCAAGCACTTCTAAAACGGATGGATGCAATAACTTCTTATTGTGCCGATACGATAATTTGCATTAGTCCATCTGTGAAAGAATTAGGTATAAGAGAAAATATCTTTGATGAGAAGAAATGCGTAATTATTAATAAAGGAAGTAGTAATGGATTAGATCTAACAAAATTTAATCCAACATTAGTGTCTCAAGATGCAAAGACACAGCTAAGGAAGCAGTTAAATATTTCTGAAAGTAATTTCGTTTATGGTTTTTTAGGAAGAATCATAGATAGGAAAGGTATAAATGAGCTTTATAAAGCTTTTTGTGAATTATACAATAGTGATAACAACAAGAGATTGTTAATAGTTGGTCCTTTTGATCAGGGGCAGATAAAAGATAAAGACTTGTTTGAAAAATTGTCAAATCATGCGGGTATTGTGATGCCCGGTAGAACAGATGAGGTTGCATTATTTCTATCATTAATGGATGTTTTTGTTCTGCCAGCGTGGTGGGAAGGATTTGGTAATGTTTTAGTGCAAGCGGCTGCTATGGGTCTTCCTGTAATTAGTACCTTTGGCACTGGAACTAGAGACGCAGTTTCGGATGGTTATAATGGAATTTTGGTTTCTGTAAAAAATGTTCCTGAATTAATTACTGCTATGGACGAATTGTATAGCAACGAGACAAAAAGGAATACGTTAGGTTCAAATGGAGTTTTATGGTCTAAAAATTTTAAAAATGAAATTATCTGGAATGGGATGTTAGACATATATAATAAATAA
- a CDS encoding sugar transferase: protein MYRNYIKRLLDFTISLSALVLLLPVFIVLIIVLYYSNEKAGIFFQQPRPGKNGKVFKVLKFKTMNDRKDATGQLLPSFERITKFGRIMRNSSLDEIPQLINVLKGDMSLIGPRPLLVHYLPLYNEAQLRRHNMRPGITGWAQVNGRNAISWTKKFELDVWYVDNASFILDLKILYMTFQKVVRGADINASSDATMPSFDGTN, encoded by the coding sequence ATTTATAGAAATTATATCAAAAGACTGTTGGATTTTACAATTTCACTTTCTGCACTGGTGCTTCTTCTGCCTGTTTTCATAGTTCTAATAATAGTACTTTATTATTCAAATGAAAAAGCGGGAATATTTTTTCAGCAACCTAGGCCAGGTAAAAATGGCAAAGTTTTTAAGGTGTTGAAATTTAAAACGATGAATGACAGGAAAGATGCTACTGGACAATTGCTTCCTTCATTTGAGCGAATTACAAAGTTTGGACGTATCATGAGGAATTCTTCTTTAGATGAAATCCCTCAATTAATAAACGTTTTGAAAGGAGATATGTCGCTGATTGGACCTAGGCCACTTTTGGTACACTATCTTCCTCTCTATAATGAAGCGCAGTTAAGAAGACATAATATGCGCCCAGGAATAACTGGTTGGGCACAAGTAAACGGTAGGAATGCTATCTCTTGGACTAAAAAATTCGAGCTTGATGTTTGGTACGTTGACAATGCTAGCTTTATTTTAGATCTAAAAATTTTGTACATGACTTTCCAAAAAGTAGTTCGAGGTGCAGATATTAATGCTAGTAGTGATGCTACAATGCCATCTTTTGACGGCACAAATTAA
- a CDS encoding acetyltransferase yields MKDLIIVGASGFGREVLQWIKDSNKSNKSWDIKGFIDDNLSALEGYDCDYKVIDSIKNYSPRENDYFAIAIALPKVKKIVVEILQTKGAKFATIIHPTAIVGEFCELGEGIVMTPNAKISPNVKIGNFATILGSSFGHDAVVGDFCTITGNCSINGYVSLGEGSFIGSNSCIAPGKKVGAWSLVAMGSMVIMNVKAGTKVMGNPARKINI; encoded by the coding sequence GTGAAAGATCTCATTATAGTAGGAGCAAGTGGTTTTGGAAGAGAAGTGCTGCAATGGATCAAAGACAGCAATAAGTCAAATAAATCTTGGGATATTAAAGGTTTTATCGATGACAACCTTTCTGCTTTGGAAGGCTATGACTGCGACTATAAAGTAATTGATAGTATAAAAAACTATTCTCCGCGAGAAAATGATTATTTTGCAATAGCAATTGCATTACCTAAAGTTAAAAAAATAGTTGTTGAAATTTTACAAACGAAAGGTGCAAAATTTGCAACTATTATCCACCCAACTGCAATTGTTGGAGAATTCTGCGAGCTTGGCGAAGGCATTGTTATGACTCCAAATGCAAAAATTTCTCCTAATGTAAAAATTGGAAATTTTGCTACAATTTTAGGGTCAAGTTTTGGACACGATGCTGTTGTTGGTGACTTTTGCACTATTACTGGCAACTGTTCAATCAACGGCTACGTTAGTCTAGGCGAAGGATCTTTTATTGGAAGTAATTCATGTATTGCGCCAGGAAAGAAAGTAGGTGCTTGGTCGCTGGTGGCAATGGGGTCGATGGTAATAATGAATGTGAAGGCAGGTACGAAAGTAATGGGTAATCCAGCAAGAAAAATTAATATATAG
- a CDS encoding ATP-grasp domain-containing protein, whose protein sequence is MRIAIHNNVGSFASKWIEYCEENNIDYGIVDCYDTDIMETMKGFDILLWHHQQSNPIDYFLAKNLIEALEFSGKVVFPDHNTGWHFDDKVAQKYLFEGLDIPTPKNYVFYDMKSLKKFSKETSYPIVWKLKGGSGSRNVKLLRSAGELITLGKKMYGKGIREYDAWDGVKESIRRFKMGKKTFKDVLKAFAHIVYPVRYERMSGRAYGYMYLQEFIPLNDSDYRVIVIKDKAFAIKRYTRPNDFRASGSGYIEYNKEVFKDSLIQTAFDIADKVKMQCVAFDFVYRDEEALLVEMSYGYRKEGYYDCEGYWDKNLTWHAGKFNPYGWIIEDSKNDFLNKSKKI, encoded by the coding sequence ATGCGTATAGCTATACATAATAACGTAGGTTCATTTGCATCAAAATGGATAGAGTATTGTGAAGAAAACAATATTGATTATGGAATTGTAGATTGTTATGATACTGACATTATGGAGACTATGAAAGGTTTTGATATTTTGTTATGGCATCATCAGCAGTCAAATCCTATCGACTATTTTCTCGCAAAGAATTTAATAGAAGCTTTAGAGTTTTCCGGCAAAGTCGTTTTTCCTGATCATAATACTGGATGGCATTTTGACGATAAGGTGGCGCAAAAATATTTATTTGAAGGCTTAGATATTCCTACTCCAAAGAATTATGTATTTTATGATATGAAATCCCTTAAAAAATTCTCCAAAGAAACATCTTACCCAATAGTTTGGAAGTTGAAAGGTGGATCCGGAAGCAGAAACGTTAAGTTGCTCAGATCTGCCGGAGAACTGATCACTCTTGGAAAAAAAATGTATGGTAAGGGAATCAGAGAATATGATGCTTGGGATGGTGTAAAGGAATCTATTCGAAGATTTAAGATGGGTAAGAAGACCTTCAAAGACGTATTAAAAGCTTTTGCTCATATTGTTTACCCGGTTCGGTACGAGCGTATGAGTGGTAGAGCTTATGGATATATGTATCTTCAAGAATTTATACCTCTAAATGACTCTGATTATCGAGTAATAGTTATAAAAGACAAAGCCTTTGCCATTAAAAGATACACTCGCCCAAATGATTTTAGAGCTAGTGGTAGTGGTTATATAGAGTACAATAAGGAAGTATTCAAGGACAGTCTAATACAGACAGCTTTTGATATTGCCGACAAAGTAAAAATGCAATGTGTTGCTTTCGATTTTGTTTACCGAGATGAGGAAGCACTGCTTGTTGAAATGAGTTATGGTTACCGAAAAGAAGGGTATTACGATTGTGAAGGATATTGGGACAAAAATCTGACTTGGCACGCAGGAAAGTTTAACCCGTATGGATGGATTATAGAAGATTCTAAAAATGATTTTTTGAATAAAAGCAAGAAGATTTGA
- a CDS encoding formyltransferase family protein, whose translation MNIQDELKESSKFEKIIVIGVGTVATNCAKLLKEKNLDLLFIESRNDNSAFAKNFCEKNNIEYVQLDKEALTNFFLNLDQNTLIISVSNRYLFPASILSKSNIKVINYHGALLPKYPGRNAEAWAIYSNDTTAGITWHYVVEVVDAGAIITQKAIAITTKTTSFSLLRIFSKIAFEAFSEIIDNVLLDEVTAIQQHNTERQSINYSWQKPNNGQLDLGWNSEQLSAFLRAMDYGPLEVLGLPFVLYQNVKYEFSNYKIAEECSSSNDTNVKLENNELVVIVNGFKITLSNLKVIE comes from the coding sequence ATGAATATACAAGATGAACTCAAAGAAAGTTCTAAATTTGAAAAAATTATAGTGATTGGAGTAGGCACTGTTGCTACAAATTGTGCCAAATTACTTAAAGAGAAGAATCTTGATCTTCTATTCATAGAAAGTAGAAATGACAATTCAGCCTTCGCTAAAAATTTTTGTGAAAAGAATAATATAGAATATGTACAATTGGATAAAGAAGCTCTGACCAACTTCTTTCTTAATTTAGATCAAAATACATTAATAATTTCTGTGTCAAACAGGTATCTGTTTCCAGCCAGCATTTTAAGCAAATCTAATATTAAAGTAATCAACTACCACGGTGCATTGCTACCCAAGTATCCAGGTAGAAATGCAGAAGCATGGGCTATTTATAGTAACGATACTACAGCAGGTATTACTTGGCATTATGTCGTTGAGGTGGTGGATGCAGGCGCGATTATTACACAAAAAGCTATCGCTATTACTACTAAAACAACTTCCTTTTCTTTACTAAGAATTTTTAGCAAAATTGCGTTTGAAGCTTTTTCTGAAATTATTGACAATGTTTTATTGGATGAAGTAACTGCTATACAGCAACATAATACCGAACGACAGTCTATCAATTATTCTTGGCAGAAGCCGAACAATGGCCAATTAGATTTAGGTTGGAATAGTGAACAATTAAGTGCTTTTCTTCGTGCTATGGATTATGGTCCGTTAGAAGTATTAGGGCTTCCCTTTGTCCTCTATCAAAACGTTAAGTACGAATTTTCAAATTATAAGATAGCTGAGGAGTGCAGTAGTAGCAATGACACAAATGTTAAATTAGAGAATAATGAGCTAGTCGTAATAGTAAATGGATTCAAAATTACTTTAAGTAATTTGAAAGTAATAGAATAG
- a CDS encoding glycosyltransferase family protein, with translation MNILLSFYYFLPKFENKSFLYKIFIRLLARGIKFSLDLYYPIFLSKTSTKPRLEKNFSNTEDEIFIASMTSFPARIEYTYISLECLFRQSIKPDRIILWLAEAQFPNNFSDLPQNILDLQTRGLEIKFCEDIRSHKKYYYSMLENEKSKVIMFDDDLYYHEDIVKHLIATYRKNPQYIIASRVHKMGFKEGALQPYRSWQHNFQATEPSLYLHHTSGNGTLIPAKKMFDEILFDKKLMMELSPNSDDVWWKINLIRMGIKVFVFSKYNRDPITVKSTHNSSLVSSNTFKGAKDLQIYNCLNYFGISFNAE, from the coding sequence ATGAATATTCTTTTAAGTTTCTACTATTTCCTGCCTAAATTTGAAAACAAATCTTTTCTCTATAAGATCTTTATTAGATTGTTAGCTAGAGGTATAAAATTCAGTCTCGATTTATACTATCCTATATTCTTGAGTAAAACTAGCACAAAACCAAGGTTAGAAAAGAATTTTTCAAATACAGAAGATGAAATATTTATTGCAAGTATGACCAGTTTTCCGGCTAGGATTGAATATACTTACATCAGTCTTGAGTGTTTGTTTCGTCAAAGCATTAAACCAGATAGAATAATTTTATGGTTGGCAGAAGCGCAATTTCCGAACAATTTTAGTGATTTGCCTCAAAACATCCTAGATCTTCAAACACGCGGTTTAGAAATAAAATTTTGCGAAGATATTAGATCTCATAAAAAGTATTATTATAGTATGCTTGAAAATGAGAAAAGTAAGGTGATTATGTTTGATGATGATCTTTATTACCATGAAGATATTGTTAAACATTTGATAGCGACTTACAGAAAAAATCCTCAATATATTATTGCGTCTAGAGTTCATAAGATGGGATTTAAAGAAGGGGCATTACAACCTTACCGCAGCTGGCAGCATAACTTTCAAGCAACGGAGCCATCGCTTTATTTACATCACACTAGTGGCAACGGTACCCTGATACCAGCAAAAAAAATGTTTGATGAAATCTTATTCGACAAAAAATTAATGATGGAGCTTTCTCCCAATTCCGATGATGTTTGGTGGAAAATTAATCTCATAAGAATGGGAATAAAGGTGTTTGTTTTTAGTAAATATAATAGAGATCCAATTACTGTAAAATCGACACACAATTCATCTTTAGTAAGTTCGAACACTTTTAAAGGAGCAAAGGATTTGCAGATTTATAATTGCTTAAATTATTTTGGGATTAGTTTTAATGCCGAGTAG